Proteins from a single region of Rhipicephalus sanguineus isolate Rsan-2018 chromosome 5, BIME_Rsan_1.4, whole genome shotgun sequence:
- the LOC119394195 gene encoding complex III assembly factor LYRM7: MSGSARSLVLNSYKSLHRVILQVFEGDPETIRAARVRVKEEYVKNLRETDSGKIEELLKTAKNVEKVLQTDLIRAVRNEKGNYEVQLKPHHLQDNATCKPHDANKPG, from the coding sequence ATGAGCGGGTCGGCGAGGTCGCTTGTGCTGAACTCGTATAAAAGCCTTCACCGTGTGATCCTGCAAGTGTTTGAAGGTGACCCGGAGACCATACGGGCAGCGAGGGTTAGAGTGAAAGAAGAATACGTCAAGAACCTACGCGAAACGGACTCGGGTAAAATAGAGGAGCTCCTGAAGACGGCCAAGAACGTGGAAAAAGTGCTTCAAACGGACCTGATCAGGGCAGTTCGAAACGAGAAGGGAAACTACGAAGTGCAGCTGAAGCCCCATCATCTGCAGGACAATGCTACGTGCAAGCCGCACGATGCCAACAAACCGGGCTAA